In the Anaerostipes caccae L1-92 genome, TGTCACATGTAATTTCCGAATCTGTCTCTCTCCGGCTCTTTCCCTGCCGCGATCATCTCATCCAGAAGAGGGAACCGGTAGGTTCTCGGATCGTCTCCCACCCGGATCTGCTTTTCGGTAAGCTTCTGCATCTGTTTCATCTCTTCATCCGTCAGCCGGAAATCAAAGATCTCCATGTTCTGCCTGATTCTTCCCTCATTTGAGGATTTCGGTATCACACCGAATTCATTTTGCACAAGCCAGTGCAGGATCACCTGTGCAGGAGTCTTTTCATGATTCTCTGCAATCTTTAGAATCACCGGGTCTTCCATCGGGCTTTTTAATTGTACTCCTGTCTCACCGGCTTTTGCAGTCTTTGCGTCCTTTCTGCTCTCTCCCCCTGCCATAAGCGGACTCCACGCAACCGGAAAGATATCATGACTTCTGCAGTATTCAACGATCTCGTACGGCTGAAAATAAGGATGCATCTCGATCTGATCTACCAACGGCATAACGCCTGTTTCCTGGGCACAGGTTTCCAGATGCTCCGGATAAAAATTGCTTGCTCCCACTGCCCGGAGCAGCCCTTCCTCATACATGCGGACCAGAGCTTTCCATGTAGGGACGTACATGTCCTCTCCGGGCCAGTGAACCAGAAACAGATCCAGCTGTTCTAAACCAAACCTCTTAAGAGACGCCTCAACGGCATATAAAGTATTATCATAACCCTGAAAACGGTTTCTCACCTTTGAAGTTACAAAGAACTCTTCTCTCTTCCTGCCGGAACGGCGGATTCCCTCTCCGACCGCCTCTTCATTTAAGTAAACCTGCGCCGTATCAATCGCTGTGTAACCTGTGTCCAGCGCATATTTCACCATCTGAGAGCACTCCTCACCTTTCAGCTTCCACGTCCCAAACCCCAGGTACGGCATCTCTACACCGTTGCTCAATTTTCTTGTTGGTATCATTTGATTTCCTCCTTATCCCACATATATATGATATTTGGTTATTAGGTCTATAAATAGTATAACTTATTGCAGTCAGCAGATCTATTATAATCTGCTGCAAAAAGGCCGCCCGCCGGTTTCCCGGCATGACAGCCTTTCCTGAATAAGAAATCCCTCAATCTCTCACATAGTGTATCTCAGACAGATTTATTTGAGCAGCCCGATTGCCGCTTTGCCGATACCCGTCACAATGAAATAACAGCTTGTGGCTCCTGCATCCAGAACTCCTCTGGACCGTTCTCCCAGACGGCTTGCCCGTCCGATCTTTGCCACGAGATCTTTTGTAGACTGCCACCCTTTTTCGGCAGCCTCATTCATTGCCTCCAGGCACTGCGCAAACTCTTTCCCTTCTTCTTTTGCTGCGATAAAAGCTTCCTTGGCCGGAACCAATGTATCGATCAGAGATTTATCACCCACCTTCGCAGGACTGATCTCCTGCAGGCCTTCCACAGCGTTGGTAACCATCTCGCCAAACACCTCGGCGTCAATCTCCTCAGAGTCTTCACAGGCCATTGCCATCTCATCAAACAGCATGCCGTACAGCGGTCCCATGGACCCGCCGATATCGTCGAGAAGAGTCTCCCCAAGGATCGATAAACCTTCACTCAGGTTATAAGTCTTTCCCTTGAGTTTATCTTCGCACATCGTAAACCCTTTGTTCATGTTAATACCATGATCACCGTCGCCGATCTTCCCGTCAATTTCGCTCAGATAATCTCTCTGCTCCTGAATGGTCTTGATCAGCTGGTCTACAATAATACCTGCATCTGCATTTTTAAAACTAGCCATAGTACTTTACCTCACTACTTATGTATT is a window encoding:
- a CDS encoding aldo/keto reductase is translated as MIPTRKLSNGVEMPYLGFGTWKLKGEECSQMVKYALDTGYTAIDTAQVYLNEEAVGEGIRRSGRKREEFFVTSKVRNRFQGYDNTLYAVEASLKRFGLEQLDLFLVHWPGEDMYVPTWKALVRMYEEGLLRAVGASNFYPEHLETCAQETGVMPLVDQIEMHPYFQPYEIVEYCRSHDIFPVAWSPLMAGGESRKDAKTAKAGETGVQLKSPMEDPVILKIAENHEKTPAQVILHWLVQNEFGVIPKSSNEGRIRQNMEIFDFRLTDEEMKQMQKLTEKQIRVGDDPRTYRFPLLDEMIAAGKEPERDRFGNYM
- the dhaL gene encoding dihydroxyacetone kinase subunit DhaL; the encoded protein is MASFKNADAGIIVDQLIKTIQEQRDYLSEIDGKIGDGDHGINMNKGFTMCEDKLKGKTYNLSEGLSILGETLLDDIGGSMGPLYGMLFDEMAMACEDSEEIDAEVFGEMVTNAVEGLQEISPAKVGDKSLIDTLVPAKEAFIAAKEEGKEFAQCLEAMNEAAEKGWQSTKDLVAKIGRASRLGERSRGVLDAGATSCYFIVTGIGKAAIGLLK